From Cecembia calidifontis, one genomic window encodes:
- a CDS encoding cold-shock protein: protein MLTGTVKFYNDAKGFGFIIDDESQSDIFVHATGLVDKVAQNDKVTYDVKDGKKGPNAINVKKVM, encoded by the coding sequence ATGCTTACCGGAACAGTAAAATTCTACAATGATGCCAAAGGCTTTGGATTTATCATTGATGACGAGTCTCAAAGTGATATATTTGTCCATGCCACAGGCTTGGTAGACAAAGTCGCTCAGAACGACAAAGTTACTTATGATGTAAAAGACGGCAAAAAAGGTCCTAACGCTATAAATGTTAAAAAAGTAATGTAA
- a CDS encoding SDR family NAD(P)-dependent oxidoreductase, whose translation MSIACNLFIVTGSSKGIGRALVELLLKDQNNKVIGISRSQKPIAGPGFSGLNLDLSDMGQIIENLEKIFPNDNFRKIVLINNAGWIGEIKHLGKLDPESIRKIFMLNTVAPTILMNTFIQRFAHRKDAERLIINISSGAAKKAIDGWACYSASKAAINMLSEAASLEASLDKTGIRVFSVAPGVVDTDMQSEIRSADEGSFSSLSKFVGLKENNLLSTAEYAAQKLLELIRNPDRFQTVLQDVREY comes from the coding sequence ATGTCAATAGCCTGTAATTTATTCATTGTCACAGGATCAAGTAAAGGGATTGGGAGAGCCTTGGTGGAGTTGTTGTTGAAGGACCAGAATAACAAGGTTATTGGAATTTCCAGGTCTCAAAAACCTATAGCGGGTCCTGGGTTTTCCGGTTTGAATTTGGATCTTTCAGATATGGGCCAGATCATAGAAAATCTGGAAAAAATTTTTCCAAATGATAATTTTCGAAAAATTGTCCTGATAAACAATGCAGGTTGGATTGGCGAAATTAAGCATCTGGGTAAATTGGATCCTGAAAGTATCCGGAAAATATTCATGTTAAATACCGTAGCTCCGACTATTTTGATGAATACTTTTATCCAGCGTTTTGCCCATAGAAAGGATGCTGAGCGCTTGATTATCAATATCAGTTCCGGGGCCGCCAAAAAAGCCATTGACGGTTGGGCATGTTATTCTGCATCTAAGGCAGCCATCAATATGCTCAGCGAGGCAGCTTCGTTGGAGGCAAGCTTGGACAAAACAGGTATCAGGGTATTCTCCGTCGCTCCCGGCGTGGTAGATACAGACATGCAATCAGAAATCCGATCAGCAGATGAAGGTTCCTTTTCTTCCCTTTCAAAATTTGTGGGATTAAAAGAGAATAACCTGCTCAGCACAGCGGAGTATGCAGCCCAAAAGTTGTTAGAATTGATCCGGAATCCGGACCGTTTCCAGACTGTTTTACAGGATGTCAGGGAGTATTGA
- a CDS encoding cystathionine beta-synthase has translation MIYNSIIETIGNTPLIRLNKVNKGIKGEILVKVEYFNPGNSMKDRMAVKMVEDAEKAGILKPGGTIIEGTSGNTGMGLALAAIAKGYKCIFTMADKQSKEKIDILKAVGAEVIVCPTNVAPEDPRSYYSVAKRLNQEIPNSFYPNQYDNLSNAQAHYETTGPEIWKDTEGKITHYAAGVGTGGSMCGTAKYLKEMNPDIVTVGIDTYGSVFKKYKETGIFDENEIYPYLTEGIGEDILPKNVDFDLIDHFIKVTDKDAAVMTRRLSREEGLFVGWSCGSAVHGALEYAKENLKDGDRMVIILPDHGTRYLGKIYNDDWMRNHGFMEDKTFGTARDIIASRNGSYQLVVSQKSDKVKDAIALMNGKSVSQIPVMEDGQVVGSITDSKILSKIIENPELKDAAVADVMESSMKFVALDSTLDVLSSMVDKEKAVLVRDDNHQIHIITKHDILEAITKS, from the coding sequence ATGATTTATAATTCCATCATTGAGACCATAGGAAATACTCCGTTGATCCGTTTGAATAAGGTCAATAAAGGTATTAAGGGAGAAATATTGGTAAAAGTCGAATATTTCAATCCCGGAAACTCAATGAAAGACAGGATGGCTGTCAAAATGGTTGAGGATGCTGAAAAGGCCGGCATATTAAAGCCAGGGGGAACTATCATTGAAGGTACAAGTGGAAATACGGGTATGGGATTGGCGCTTGCCGCTATTGCCAAAGGATATAAATGTATTTTTACAATGGCAGATAAGCAGTCCAAAGAGAAAATAGACATTCTTAAGGCAGTAGGAGCGGAAGTAATTGTTTGTCCTACCAATGTGGCCCCTGAAGATCCCAGATCTTACTATTCGGTAGCCAAGCGTTTGAATCAAGAAATTCCAAATTCTTTTTATCCTAATCAATACGATAATCTTTCCAATGCCCAGGCACATTATGAGACTACCGGTCCGGAAATCTGGAAAGACACAGAGGGAAAAATCACGCATTATGCAGCAGGAGTAGGCACAGGGGGATCCATGTGCGGTACAGCTAAGTACTTGAAGGAAATGAATCCGGATATTGTTACAGTGGGCATCGACACCTACGGTTCGGTCTTTAAAAAATATAAAGAGACAGGAATTTTCGATGAAAATGAGATCTACCCTTACCTGACTGAAGGTATTGGAGAAGATATCCTCCCAAAAAATGTTGATTTTGATTTGATAGACCATTTCATCAAAGTGACGGATAAAGATGCAGCCGTAATGACCAGAAGGCTTTCAAGGGAAGAGGGACTATTTGTGGGTTGGTCATGTGGGTCTGCTGTTCACGGGGCATTGGAATATGCCAAAGAAAATTTGAAAGATGGAGACAGGATGGTCATCATCCTTCCCGATCATGGTACCCGCTACCTTGGTAAAATCTACAATGATGATTGGATGAGGAATCATGGCTTTATGGAAGATAAAACTTTTGGGACTGCCAGGGATATTATCGCTTCCAGGAATGGCTCATACCAATTGGTAGTTTCCCAAAAATCAGACAAGGTTAAAGATGCAATCGCACTGATGAATGGAAAAAGCGTGTCCCAGATTCCTGTGATGGAAGACGGTCAGGTAGTAGGAAGTATCACAGACAGTAAAATACTCAGCAAAATCATTGAGAACCCAGAACTTAAAGATGCCGCGGTGGCAGATGTCATGGAATCTTCCATGAAATTTGTGGCTCTTGACAGCACCTTAGATGTGCTTTCTTCAATGGTTGATAAAGAAAAAGCGGTTTTGGTCAGAGATGATAACCATCAGATACACATCATCACCAAACATGATATATTGGAAGCCATTACCAAGTCCTGA
- a CDS encoding amidohydrolase family protein, giving the protein MKQSLNVLILLCLGVLYQHIPVQAQEYLVKNIHLITLNNEDVIENQAIHVKDGKIHDIYAMSGLSSGLKSIDQIDGNGAFAFPGLAEMHSHIPITETGDFSYVQDVMWLYLANGILNVRGMIGHVSHLELKRKIDTGEIIAPRIFAAGQSLNGTSVESPEMGEKMAREQKASGFDHLKLHPGLDMPRFLAIANTAKEVGIKFGGHVSLDVGLENSLKHGYRSIEHMDGYIEALIADKSRLDLQVAGPFSMLLVKEADMTKLPAMVQLTLDTKAWIAPTLTLFERFFGYIPADEFRLEEDMKYMPGIQVQQWVNQKKLLENQGVLKEENVRPYLEFRQKLLKTLYDAGVPILLSSDSPQVFNVPGFSIHNEIKSMYESGLSRLDILRSGSRNVAIYFEQEGEFGELSKGSAADFVLLSGNPLMDLNELKNIQGLMLRGNWINQEKLKAELKRIEEKNVRK; this is encoded by the coding sequence ATGAAGCAATCACTTAATGTCTTGATATTATTATGTTTAGGAGTCTTATACCAACACATTCCGGTCCAGGCTCAGGAATATCTTGTAAAGAATATCCATCTCATCACTTTAAACAATGAAGATGTCATCGAAAACCAGGCTATTCATGTAAAGGATGGGAAAATCCATGATATATATGCCATGTCAGGGCTATCATCAGGCTTAAAAAGTATTGATCAAATAGACGGTAATGGGGCTTTTGCTTTTCCGGGCCTTGCTGAAATGCATTCCCACATCCCGATTACAGAAACAGGGGACTTTTCATATGTTCAGGACGTGATGTGGCTTTACCTTGCCAATGGCATCCTGAATGTGAGGGGGATGATTGGACATGTTTCCCATTTGGAACTGAAAAGGAAAATTGATACCGGAGAAATAATCGCCCCAAGAATATTTGCTGCAGGACAATCTTTAAATGGAACATCTGTGGAATCCCCTGAAATGGGCGAAAAAATGGCAAGGGAACAAAAGGCTTCAGGCTTCGATCACCTTAAGTTACATCCAGGGCTTGATATGCCCCGCTTTTTGGCTATAGCCAATACCGCCAAAGAAGTAGGGATCAAATTCGGAGGGCATGTTTCACTGGATGTTGGTCTGGAAAATTCCCTGAAACATGGTTATCGCTCAATAGAACATATGGATGGCTATATCGAAGCTTTGATAGCGGATAAGTCCAGACTTGATCTGCAGGTAGCAGGCCCTTTCAGCATGTTACTGGTCAAAGAAGCAGACATGACTAAACTCCCGGCTATGGTTCAACTAACCTTGGATACTAAGGCTTGGATTGCACCCACCTTGACATTGTTTGAAAGATTTTTTGGATATATCCCCGCTGATGAATTCAGGTTGGAAGAAGACATGAAATATATGCCAGGTATTCAGGTTCAACAATGGGTCAACCAGAAAAAACTATTGGAAAATCAAGGTGTACTGAAGGAGGAAAATGTAAGACCATACTTGGAATTCAGGCAAAAGCTATTGAAGACACTCTATGATGCGGGAGTTCCCATCCTATTGAGTTCAGATTCCCCCCAAGTCTTTAATGTACCAGGTTTTTCAATTCATAATGAAATCAAATCCATGTATGAATCTGGTCTTAGTCGCTTGGATATTTTGAGGTCAGGCTCCAGAAATGTTGCCATTTATTTTGAACAGGAGGGGGAATTTGGAGAATTATCAAAAGGATCGGCAGCAGATTTTGTCTTGCTTTCAGGAAATCCATTGATGGATTTGAATGAATTAAAAAACATTCAAGGGCTGATGCTCCGTGGGAATTGGATCAATCAGGAAAAACTGAAAGCGGAATTGAAAAGAATCGAAGAGAAAAATGTCCGTAAATAA
- the gndA gene encoding NADP-dependent phosphogluconate dehydrogenase, with product MICIVTGVSGSGKTTIGTLLSEKIKLPFFDADDFHPSANVEKMSQGIPLTDMDRMPWLNHLAEKIQEWEKSGGAILACSALKEAYRSILQSVPHNFWIHLQGEKLILEERLRNRKNHYMPPGLLTSQLDTWEQPAYGLHLDIKKSPEELVQTILDHIFSESPKSHVGIIGMGVMGKSLALNMAEKGIPVAVYNRHVPGKEEKIASDFAAKNQQFPLLQGFDDLEVFVSALELPRKILLMIPAGEAIDLQIEQLLPLINEGDIIIDGGNSFFEDSNRRSDELSKKGIHFLPMGVSGGEEGARKGPSLMPSGNKAAYDLMSAYLEKIAAKDKKGMACVTYVGPQGAGHFIKMVHNSIEYGEMQAIAETVHLLRFGLKLSLPESAKVLRNWITGGLKSYFLEITADILEIKENNEFLLDMILDQAEQKGTGGWSIQTALKYNSPYSSLFEAVTARQLSANKKDRSDLSQIFHHRFRAFAEDKVLMLEHLKNAYALTRIINHETGFKLMQNVSDALEWNLNFSEIARIWTNGCIIRSSLMEDLAEFFQSNHSIFHHKALIGKIKEWKPDLAYIVGMGLQHDFALPVMSASLNYLLGRITDDSSANLIQAQRDYFGAHTYKRKDDPEGLPRHTDWTTLKYKQLNLK from the coding sequence ATGATATGTATTGTTACCGGTGTCTCTGGAAGTGGAAAAACCACGATTGGCACCCTTCTTTCGGAAAAAATCAAACTGCCATTTTTTGATGCGGACGATTTTCATCCCAGCGCCAACGTGGAGAAAATGTCCCAGGGAATACCCTTAACTGACATGGACCGCATGCCATGGCTAAATCATTTGGCTGAAAAAATCCAAGAATGGGAAAAAAGCGGTGGAGCAATTCTTGCCTGTTCAGCCCTTAAAGAGGCTTATAGGTCAATCCTCCAATCTGTGCCTCATAATTTTTGGATACACCTTCAAGGGGAGAAACTCATTTTAGAGGAAAGGCTCAGAAACAGGAAAAACCATTACATGCCCCCGGGATTGCTGACTTCTCAGTTGGACACTTGGGAACAGCCTGCTTATGGTCTTCATTTAGACATAAAAAAATCCCCTGAAGAACTGGTGCAGACCATTTTGGATCATATCTTTTCAGAAAGCCCCAAATCACATGTAGGAATTATCGGAATGGGGGTCATGGGCAAAAGTCTTGCCTTAAATATGGCGGAGAAAGGAATACCTGTGGCTGTGTACAATAGGCATGTTCCGGGAAAAGAAGAAAAAATTGCTTCAGATTTTGCCGCAAAGAATCAGCAATTCCCTCTACTTCAAGGATTTGACGACCTCGAAGTATTTGTAAGCGCCCTTGAACTCCCAAGAAAAATTCTGTTGATGATTCCTGCGGGTGAGGCCATTGACCTCCAAATTGAACAATTGCTCCCTTTGATCAATGAAGGAGACATTATCATTGATGGAGGTAATTCTTTTTTTGAGGATTCCAATAGAAGAAGTGACGAACTTTCCAAAAAAGGAATTCACTTCCTTCCAATGGGGGTATCAGGCGGAGAAGAGGGCGCAAGAAAAGGACCTTCGCTCATGCCCAGTGGCAATAAGGCTGCCTACGATCTGATGTCAGCCTACTTGGAAAAAATCGCTGCCAAAGATAAAAAAGGAATGGCATGCGTAACATATGTTGGTCCTCAGGGAGCTGGCCATTTTATCAAAATGGTCCACAATAGTATAGAATATGGTGAGATGCAGGCCATAGCAGAGACCGTTCATTTGCTCCGCTTTGGCTTAAAGCTTAGCCTTCCTGAATCCGCAAAGGTCCTTAGAAACTGGATTACCGGAGGACTGAAAAGCTATTTTCTAGAAATCACAGCGGATATTCTTGAAATAAAAGAAAATAATGAATTCCTTTTGGACATGATCCTCGATCAGGCAGAGCAAAAGGGTACAGGAGGTTGGTCCATTCAAACAGCCCTAAAGTACAATAGCCCCTACAGTTCGCTTTTTGAGGCTGTAACGGCAAGACAGCTTTCTGCCAATAAAAAGGATAGAAGCGATTTATCACAAATTTTTCATCACCGGTTCAGGGCATTTGCGGAGGATAAGGTGCTTATGTTAGAACACCTGAAAAATGCCTATGCCCTAACCCGAATTATTAACCATGAAACGGGTTTTAAACTGATGCAAAATGTTTCAGATGCTTTGGAATGGAATCTGAACTTTTCAGAGATCGCAAGAATATGGACCAATGGATGTATCATCAGGTCCTCACTAATGGAGGATTTGGCAGAATTCTTCCAATCCAACCATTCCATATTCCACCACAAAGCTTTAATTGGGAAAATTAAAGAATGGAAACCCGATTTGGCATATATTGTGGGAATGGGACTCCAACATGACTTTGCCTTACCGGTCATGTCTGCTTCCTTAAACTACCTTCTTGGCAGGATCACAGATGACTCTTCCGCTAACCTTATCCAGGCCCAAAGGGATTATTTTGGTGCCCATACCTATAAAAGAAAAGATGACCCTGAAGGGTTGCCAAGACATACAGACTGGACCACCCTTAAATACAAACAATTAAACTTAAAATAG
- a CDS encoding ROK family protein produces MLKPSQVILGLDIGGTTIKAGVMINGKLHNVRSIDTPFLESQEVILDTIADFIGTYLDFDFSAIGIGIPGLIDTENGIVLNLGNIPSFTKVFLRDFLQSRFGKPVYLNNDANCFALGEYKFGAAKVFKHVVGITIGTGVGTGIIVNGHLYCGFNCAAGEWCSVPYLDKDFEFYCSSKFFLSNYGRKPKSLYKKALEDDPEALRAFSEFGHHLGELIKNILYALAPEAIVLGGSIRKAYPFFKDSMLANIATFKYPSVSSNLKILISALDETAIHGAAALVDEFAVSVDSI; encoded by the coding sequence ATGCTTAAACCCTCTCAAGTTATTTTAGGACTGGATATTGGAGGCACCACTATCAAGGCCGGAGTGATGATCAATGGCAAACTGCATAATGTTCGCAGTATAGACACCCCTTTTCTTGAAAGCCAAGAGGTAATTTTGGACACCATCGCTGATTTCATTGGCACTTATCTTGATTTTGATTTTTCTGCAATAGGAATAGGTATTCCGGGTTTGATCGATACGGAAAACGGGATCGTTTTGAACCTGGGCAACATTCCCTCTTTCACCAAAGTTTTTCTCAGGGACTTTTTGCAAAGCAGGTTTGGGAAACCGGTTTATTTAAATAATGATGCCAATTGTTTTGCACTTGGAGAGTATAAATTTGGAGCGGCCAAGGTATTTAAGCATGTCGTGGGAATTACCATTGGAACTGGAGTGGGGACAGGAATAATTGTCAATGGACATCTGTATTGTGGATTTAACTGTGCAGCGGGCGAGTGGTGTTCTGTTCCCTATTTGGATAAGGATTTTGAGTTTTATTGCAGCAGTAAGTTTTTTCTTTCCAACTATGGGAGAAAACCCAAATCTTTATATAAAAAGGCCTTGGAGGACGATCCGGAGGCATTGAGGGCTTTCAGTGAATTTGGTCATCATTTGGGTGAACTTATTAAAAACATTCTCTATGCTCTGGCCCCTGAGGCCATTGTTTTGGGAGGTTCAATACGGAAGGCATATCCCTTTTTTAAAGACAGTATGCTGGCCAATATTGCTACTTTTAAGTATCCTTCTGTCAGTTCCAATTTAAAAATTCTTATATCTGCTTTAGATGAAACAGCCATTCATGGGGCTGCGGCTCTGGTAGATGAATTTGCAGTATCGGTAGATTCTATTTGA
- a CDS encoding PIG-L family deacetylase — MLSNYPLSEVEKAFQAESGITSISTKIPYLTVDNFPKLGLITACRFLEWAAENPQGVISLPTGKTPEYFIKWTQYLLENWDSKKGKEIREKYNLGKTKKPVLKDLTFVQIDEFYPISSKQNNSFFHYVNKFYLEGFGLSKEKAILINSDEIPLAQGKHFAELFPDLKVDLSLRFRDPINAFEKIQQESIYMIDQWCADYEQRIRDLGGIGFFLGGIGPDGHIAFNTRGSHLFSPTRLTETNFETQAVAAGDLGGIEVSANRLVITIGLETITYNKDAVAIIIAAGEAKAQIVKDSLEHSLNNIYPATVLQKLKNGRFYLTKGAAVRLTDSVDSYYKSGEWTWEKTERSVIELCKKLGKYGHRLKLEDLKSDKYTSMIPNLSEDTVSQVMKSIVEKLNRGTTKEKDQVILHTGPHHDDISLGILPHITNQLQENSNQAHFSVLTSGFTAVTNTFVIETLLHTRKLLDEGQIQMVNYDDFFEIGYKLKTDKDVYHYLTKVAAEDVEGRKRGLSHRVVRALVEIFEVKNKHKLRETINDVISILRNSYDGEKNPSKIQKLKGMIREFEEELVWAHFGVQVKNVHHLRLGFYTGDIFTEQPDKKRDVEPIVEMFRRINPTKISLTLDPEGSGPDTHYKVLQATAEAVRQWGEEKDLSELRIIGYRNVWFKFEPHEANVIVPVSLGDMAVMEDSFANCYLSQVNASFPSYSHNGKFSTVAKRIWVSQLNDIQLLLGKNYFYLHETAKVRSSHGLIFFKDMNVEEFLAHARELEKSIEGMI; from the coding sequence ATGCTCAGCAATTATCCGCTTTCCGAAGTAGAAAAGGCCTTCCAGGCTGAGTCTGGAATTACTTCCATCAGCACAAAGATCCCATATCTGACCGTTGATAACTTTCCAAAACTTGGATTGATCACGGCATGTAGATTTCTTGAATGGGCAGCAGAAAATCCGCAAGGCGTTATCAGTTTGCCTACTGGAAAAACCCCTGAATACTTTATCAAATGGACCCAATACCTATTGGAAAATTGGGACTCTAAAAAGGGGAAAGAAATAAGGGAGAAGTATAATTTGGGTAAAACCAAAAAACCGGTTTTGAAGGATTTGACTTTTGTGCAGATTGATGAGTTTTACCCGATCTCTTCAAAGCAAAACAATAGTTTTTTTCACTATGTCAACAAATTTTACCTGGAGGGATTTGGCTTAAGTAAAGAAAAAGCCATTTTGATCAATTCAGATGAAATTCCTTTGGCACAGGGCAAACATTTCGCAGAGTTATTTCCTGATTTGAAGGTGGATCTTTCCTTAAGGTTCAGGGATCCGATAAATGCTTTTGAAAAAATCCAGCAAGAATCCATTTACATGATTGACCAATGGTGCGCTGATTATGAGCAAAGGATCAGGGATTTAGGAGGTATAGGTTTCTTCTTAGGGGGTATAGGACCTGATGGTCATATTGCGTTCAATACCAGAGGGTCGCATTTGTTTTCTCCTACCCGCTTGACAGAGACTAATTTTGAAACTCAGGCCGTAGCTGCGGGTGATTTGGGAGGAATAGAAGTTTCAGCCAACCGATTGGTAATCACCATCGGTTTGGAGACCATTACCTACAATAAAGATGCGGTGGCCATAATCATTGCCGCAGGAGAAGCCAAAGCCCAAATCGTTAAAGATTCCTTAGAGCATAGTCTCAATAACATATATCCCGCTACAGTCCTTCAAAAACTCAAAAATGGCAGGTTCTATCTGACAAAGGGTGCTGCTGTCCGTTTGACCGATTCTGTGGACAGTTATTATAAGTCAGGGGAATGGACATGGGAAAAGACCGAAAGGTCGGTTATTGAACTTTGCAAAAAGTTAGGAAAGTATGGCCACAGGTTGAAATTGGAAGACCTGAAGAGTGACAAATATACTTCAATGATTCCCAATCTTTCGGAAGATACAGTGAGTCAGGTAATGAAAAGTATTGTAGAGAAGCTGAACAGGGGAACAACCAAGGAAAAGGATCAGGTAATTCTCCATACTGGCCCTCATCATGATGATATTTCATTGGGGATTTTGCCTCATATTACCAATCAACTTCAGGAAAACAGCAATCAGGCCCACTTTTCGGTGCTCACATCTGGGTTCACTGCTGTAACCAATACTTTTGTGATTGAGACCTTGCTCCATACCAGAAAACTTTTGGATGAGGGACAAATCCAGATGGTGAACTATGATGATTTCTTTGAAATTGGGTACAAGCTCAAAACAGATAAGGATGTATACCATTACCTTACAAAGGTTGCTGCAGAGGATGTTGAAGGAAGGAAGCGAGGACTAAGTCACAGGGTAGTGAGGGCCTTGGTCGAGATTTTTGAAGTGAAAAATAAGCATAAACTCAGAGAGACAATCAACGATGTTATCAGCATTTTGAGGAACAGTTATGATGGTGAAAAGAATCCTTCCAAAATCCAAAAACTTAAAGGAATGATCCGTGAGTTTGAGGAAGAGTTGGTTTGGGCGCATTTTGGTGTTCAGGTCAAAAATGTACATCACCTGAGACTGGGATTTTATACAGGAGACATATTTACCGAGCAACCTGACAAAAAGCGCGATGTGGAACCCATCGTGGAGATGTTCAGAAGGATCAATCCAACAAAAATCAGCTTGACCCTTGATCCCGAAGGATCTGGTCCAGATACCCATTACAAGGTTTTGCAAGCTACAGCAGAGGCAGTCAGACAGTGGGGAGAGGAGAAGGATTTGAGTGAACTGAGAATAATAGGCTACAGGAACGTTTGGTTCAAGTTTGAGCCTCATGAGGCCAACGTCATCGTACCGGTCTCTTTGGGTGATATGGCAGTAATGGAAGATTCTTTTGCCAATTGCTATCTCAGCCAGGTGAATGCCTCTTTCCCAAGTTACTCACACAATGGCAAATTCAGCACTGTGGCCAAAAGAATATGGGTAAGCCAGCTAAATGATATCCAGTTGTTGCTGGGCAAGAATTATTTCTACCTTCATGAAACGGCAAAAGTTAGGTCCAGTCACGGGTTGATTTTCTTCAAAGACATGAATGTGGAGGAGTTTTTGGCGCATGCCAGAGAATTGGAAAAATCCATTGAAGGTATGATCTGA
- a CDS encoding SixA phosphatase family protein, with protein sequence MKKLVLIRHAKSSWDDPFLNDHERPLAERGLRDAPRMAQRLKKKEIFPDAIISSDAARAKSTALIFAENLHFPKEKIKFTETLYMASASNILNEIKKSKKDIKTLFVFGHNPGFNDLIDKLGGDIDNLPTTGEFGFKFDVDDWEEISKKNAKVWFFDYPKRKED encoded by the coding sequence ATGAAAAAGCTAGTACTCATCCGGCATGCAAAATCTTCCTGGGACGACCCATTTTTAAATGATCATGAACGTCCATTGGCAGAACGTGGTCTTAGGGATGCGCCCCGAATGGCGCAAAGATTAAAGAAAAAAGAGATATTTCCTGATGCCATAATTTCATCAGATGCCGCAAGAGCGAAATCAACTGCCCTGATTTTTGCAGAGAACCTCCATTTTCCTAAAGAAAAGATCAAATTCACTGAAACGCTCTATATGGCTTCTGCAAGTAATATTCTCAATGAAATAAAAAAATCGAAAAAAGACATTAAAACCCTTTTTGTTTTTGGCCATAACCCGGGATTTAATGACCTCATAGACAAATTAGGAGGAGATATTGACAATCTACCTACCACAGGAGAATTCGGGTTTAAGTTTGACGTGGATGATTGGGAGGAAATCAGCAAAAAAAATGCAAAAGTCTGGTTTTTTGACTATCCCAAACGAAAAGAGGATTAA
- a CDS encoding YncE family protein, which produces MRKFSIYGLALIGLLSLFSCMEDSPQIPLGEFEKGILIMNEGAFGANDGEVYHYDPATGTIQQNVFESKNGRPFAGLLQDMVASEGRLYLVANTGKVEVVGLKDFTSRGAVTSGLDISRSLVIANQKMYISDWGPYDANFNNPNSYIAIVNHLDGGTVSKKIPVSTRPEGMFVAGNQLLIGCSDAKKLEVVSLATDELVKTIALEGMPTRFFESEGKLYLFARDSEKVYFHEINRNNIEIINTVSVSLARATSNFALTDSGELLVITSTGWPSYNDAVAKVKVATGEVISAELFTGSGFYGIGYHVDRKEIYIADNNAFQGNGTVIVLDQSGIQKKTIPAGRGPSGFLMR; this is translated from the coding sequence ATGAGAAAATTCAGCATTTATGGATTAGCGTTAATTGGGCTTTTATCTCTTTTTTCCTGCATGGAAGACAGCCCACAGATTCCTTTGGGAGAATTTGAAAAAGGTATTTTGATCATGAACGAAGGTGCTTTTGGAGCTAATGATGGAGAAGTTTATCATTATGACCCAGCTACAGGAACGATCCAACAAAATGTTTTTGAGTCAAAAAATGGAAGGCCATTCGCCGGATTATTACAAGATATGGTTGCATCCGAAGGAAGGTTGTATTTGGTGGCCAATACGGGGAAAGTGGAGGTAGTAGGTCTGAAAGATTTTACAAGTAGAGGAGCAGTTACTTCCGGGTTGGACATTAGCCGCTCATTGGTAATTGCCAATCAAAAAATGTATATCTCCGACTGGGGGCCTTATGATGCCAATTTTAACAACCCTAATTCCTATATAGCTATTGTAAATCACTTGGATGGTGGTACAGTCAGTAAAAAAATCCCTGTATCCACACGTCCCGAGGGGATGTTTGTAGCGGGTAATCAGCTTCTCATTGGATGTTCAGATGCAAAAAAGTTAGAAGTTGTTTCATTAGCCACAGATGAGCTTGTCAAGACCATTGCTTTGGAGGGAATGCCTACACGGTTTTTTGAATCGGAGGGGAAGTTGTATTTGTTTGCGAGAGATTCGGAAAAGGTTTACTTCCATGAAATCAATCGAAATAATATAGAAATTATCAATACAGTATCAGTTTCTTTGGCCCGTGCTACTTCAAATTTTGCCCTTACTGACAGCGGGGAGTTACTGGTGATTACATCCACTGGTTGGCCCAGCTATAATGACGCCGTAGCTAAAGTGAAAGTTGCAACCGGAGAGGTGATCAGTGCGGAGCTTTTTACCGGGTCTGGATTTTACGGAATAGGGTATCATGTCGATCGGAAGGAAATTTATATTGCTGATAATAATGCATTCCAAGGAAATGGTACAGTGATAGTGCTTGACCAAAGCGGCATACAGAAGAAAACAATTCCAGCTGGTAGGGGGCCGTCTGGGTTTTTGATGAGGTAA